One Danio rerio strain Tuebingen ecotype United States chromosome 13, GRCz12tu, whole genome shotgun sequence DNA window includes the following coding sequences:
- the pimr161 gene encoding serine/threonine-protein kinase pim-2-like yields MSSSSVLSAIQQYSDKMAFSKLINRLKKAFGVKCANEQPCEPLEPTGSTTENHRHLMTDDPAVAAGKQAGRQKKRKLKLSPIFFACFSRRIATVVDQLCVQEIHELHAEPISSSKFFCTAVSNLELEVLQPPALDAPADEDLDSKPEVKSFDSAVVIDNDSAELHFPEDNESSLSEDSLEQELDSPPSSPSDEDNESPVSQQLITDDICDSALDENSNPLPDQVSQEDSAVKSTADDGTCLDNNDISCRYKLGKQLGEGGFGSVYEGIRIQDGLQVAVKFVQKTPNMQDVSSSCDQPLPLEITLANMASGGSRCPNIIKLLDWQVFENHYVMVMERPSPSMDLEAFLEVSGGVLSEKTAHTIMRQAVYAANVCCYRGVFHRDINLQNLLVNPDTLEVKLIDFGCGDFMMESAYSLFSGTEAYIPPEFYEKGCYRAKPATVYSLGVLLFTMLHGEFPSAYDLYYLQHDWSKFTLSQECCDMMTACLHENPECRIPLEEMPYHDWSMLEF; encoded by the exons ATGtctagtagttcagtactttctgcgATTCAACAGTACAGTGATAAAATGGCATTTTCAAAACTGATTAACCGTCTGAAGAAAGCGTTTGGTGTTAAGTGTGCGAACGAACAACCGTGTGAGCCACTGGAACCCACCGGCAGCACGACAGAGAATCACCGTCATCTGATGACCGATGACCCGGCCGTCGCTGCAGGAAAACAGGCAGGGAGACAGAAAAAGAGGAAACTCAAATTGTCTCCCATCTTCTTCGCCTGTTTTTCCAGAAGAATAGCTACTGTTGTTG ATCAGCTATGTGTGCAGGAGATCCACGAACTTCACGCAGAGCCCATCAGTAGCTCTAAATTCTTCTGCACTGCTGTGAGCAACCTGGAGCTGGAAGTTCTCCAACCTCCAGCTCTTGATGCTCCAGCAGACGAAGATTTGGACTCTAAACCGGAAGTGAAAAGCTTTGACTCTGCAGTGGTCATTGACAACGACTCTGCAGAGCTTCACTTCCCAGAAGACAACGAATCCTCCCTCAGTGAGGACAGCCTGGAGCAAGAGCTTGATAGTCCTCCAAGTTCACCATCTGATGAGGACAATGAATCTCCAGTGAGCCAGCAGCTCATAACAGATGACATCTGTGACTCTGCCCTGGATGAAAACTCGAACCCTTTACCGGATCAGGTCTCACAAGAGGACTCTGCTGTGAAGTCTACAGCAGATGatgggacctgcttggacaata ATGACATCAGCTGCCGCTACAAACTCGGAAAGCAGCTTGGTGAAGGAGGTTTCGGCTCCGTGTATGAGGGGATTCGCATACAGGATGGTCTGCAG GTGGCAGTTAAATTTGTCCAGAAGACCCCAAATATGCAAGATGTCAGCTCT tcatgtgaccaGCCACTTCCTCTAGAGATCACCTTGGCAAACATGGCCAGCGGTGGCTCCAGGTGTCCGAATATTATTAAGCTCCTGGACTGGCAGGTCTTTGAAAACCATTATGTCATGGTGATGGAGCGGCCTAGTCCAAGCATGGACCTGGAGGCATTCCTTGAAGTCAGCGGAGGAGTCCTCAGTGAGAAAACAGCACATACCATCATGAGGCAAGCTGTTTATGCGGCCAACGTGTGCTGTTACCGCGGGGTGTTCCACCGGGATATTAATCTTCAAAACCTGCTGGTGAACCCCGACACACTGGAAGTCAAGCTGATCGACTTCGGGTGTGGAGACTTCATGATGGAATCAGCCTACAGTCTCTTCTCTG GCACAGAAGCGTACATCCCGCCAGAGTTTTATGAAAAAGGATGCTACCGGGCCAAACCAGCGACGGTCTATTCTCTTGGGGTTCTTCTGTTCACAATGCTCCATGGAGAATTCCCATCAGCGTATGACCTGTACTACCTTCAACATGACTggtccaaatttaccctctctcaag AATGCTGTGATATGATGACGGCTTGTCTGCATGAGAATCCAGAGTGCAGAATTCCTCTAGAAGAGATGCCTTACCACGACTGGTCCATGCTGGAGTTCTGA